A portion of the Acidisarcina polymorpha genome contains these proteins:
- a CDS encoding cupin domain-containing protein, translating into MNEPISPYVLTNENSPAFWLIDNLWMPLAGSFLTNGNFCFMEQVCGTGIGGPPTHSHPSDEGLYVLEGHCTFNAGGETVKAGPGTLVSVPRLVEHSFTVDAPNSRLLNFYTPGGFEMLLMSLAMPAAERKPPVPGSTPMPPRWMVEECSREFGQIAGVALPFADPPTKENMVTKPSTVNPIKPYGVNVNNARAYWSQGVLWTILATAEQTGGSYSLMEEFCPKDAGPPPHTHEQDEVIYVIEGELTMIAGGTRLNAKAGALAYIPARCVHSFRVDSHQARLLNFYLPGGFERVITEFGVPAKSRVLPPADLKQSGTDQQMTALFQRVGMQAVALPDSLRDGSRK; encoded by the coding sequence GTGAACGAGCCGATTTCACCATATGTACTCACCAATGAAAACAGCCCAGCTTTTTGGCTCATCGATAATCTCTGGATGCCCTTGGCGGGCAGTTTCCTGACAAATGGCAACTTCTGCTTCATGGAGCAGGTGTGCGGAACAGGTATTGGTGGTCCTCCTACTCACAGTCACCCTTCGGACGAGGGGCTCTACGTTCTTGAAGGTCATTGCACGTTCAATGCCGGTGGCGAGACGGTAAAAGCCGGGCCGGGTACTCTGGTTTCGGTGCCCCGGCTTGTCGAACACAGCTTCACTGTGGATGCCCCCAACTCGCGTCTTCTAAATTTCTACACTCCTGGTGGATTCGAAATGCTGCTCATGAGCCTTGCTATGCCTGCAGCAGAGCGTAAACCGCCGGTACCAGGATCGACTCCAATGCCTCCTCGATGGATGGTTGAGGAGTGCTCGCGCGAATTCGGCCAAATCGCTGGCGTGGCCCTGCCGTTTGCGGATCCCCCAACCAAAGAGAACATGGTGACGAAGCCGAGCACCGTCAATCCAATCAAGCCTTACGGGGTCAATGTGAACAACGCTCGGGCCTACTGGTCACAGGGCGTTCTGTGGACCATTCTCGCGACAGCCGAACAGACGGGAGGCTCCTACTCACTGATGGAAGAATTTTGCCCGAAGGACGCGGGCCCACCGCCACATACTCATGAGCAGGATGAGGTGATCTATGTAATCGAGGGCGAACTCACGATGATCGCAGGAGGAACGAGATTGAATGCTAAGGCCGGAGCTCTCGCATACATTCCTGCTAGGTGTGTTCATAGTTTTCGAGTGGACTCGCATCAAGCAAGACTTCTCAATTTTTACCTACCAGGAGGCTTCGAGCGCGTCATTACCGAATTCGGAGTCCCTGCGAAGTCTCGAGTGCTCCCGCCTGCAGACCTCAAGCAATCGGGGACTGATCAGCAGATGACGGCTTTGTTTCAAAGGGTAGGAATGCAAGCCGTTGCCCTCCCCGATTCACTCCGCGATGGCAGCCGCAAATAG